The Candidatus Krumholzibacteriota bacterium genome contains a region encoding:
- a CDS encoding Coenzyme F420 hydrogenase/dehydrogenase, beta subunit C-terminal domain yields the protein MTSESRRWSRSSGGIASWVLSGLLKTRRVDRVVCVVQDDDPTRRFRFRVIEDPEDLWNASTSCYQQVEFSELLRNILYDEDQVRYAIIALPCVLKSLRLTMLKVPELSERVVFLAGLTCGQLKSRLFTDYLVRASGIDENQACDVSFREKIIKPDGMFHFTFSCKSRSSRKGKILLHHFRDYHYAWDMGYFKINACNYCDDLFAEVADVVFMDAWLPEYTCEEAGTNIVLVRNDAINEILRNGIENGEVNLDNIPVSKVISSQSGGLSNKGKELAARLTFADNKGWEIPIKRVIPSRRITIVKKFNILFSIYIMNRSKQAMVEQIQSQPGLKVFYYRMIGVQFMDRCLLIMSKLLRIFFRTRGREKSV from the coding sequence GTGACATCTGAATCAAGGAGATGGTCTCGCTCTTCAGGCGGGATCGCGAGTTGGGTACTATCCGGATTACTTAAAACGAGACGGGTGGACCGGGTGGTATGCGTTGTTCAGGATGACGATCCCACGAGAAGATTTCGATTCCGCGTGATTGAAGATCCGGAGGATTTGTGGAATGCGTCAACCTCGTGTTATCAACAGGTTGAATTTTCTGAGTTGCTTCGAAATATATTATATGATGAGGATCAGGTTCGCTATGCGATTATCGCTCTTCCGTGTGTGCTGAAATCTCTCCGGCTGACGATGCTTAAAGTTCCGGAATTGTCCGAACGCGTGGTATTCCTTGCCGGATTAACCTGTGGACAGCTTAAAAGCCGCCTGTTTACGGACTACCTGGTCAGGGCATCGGGAATTGATGAAAACCAGGCATGTGACGTTTCGTTCCGGGAGAAGATAATAAAGCCGGATGGCATGTTCCATTTTACATTTTCATGTAAATCACGTTCCAGCAGAAAAGGGAAGATATTATTACACCATTTTCGTGATTATCACTATGCCTGGGATATGGGATATTTCAAGATCAATGCCTGCAATTATTGTGATGATCTATTCGCTGAAGTAGCTGATGTAGTATTCATGGATGCCTGGTTACCTGAATATACCTGCGAAGAGGCCGGAACCAACATCGTGTTAGTCCGTAACGATGCAATCAATGAAATATTGCGTAACGGTATCGAAAACGGCGAGGTGAATCTGGATAATATCCCGGTGAGCAAGGTGATAAGCAGCCAATCTGGAGGGTTGTCCAACAAGGGAAAGGAACTGGCAGCGAGGTTGACTTTCGCGGATAACAAGGGCTGGGAGATACCGATCAAACGTGTAATCCCTTCCCGACGAATAACGATTGTTAAAAAGTTCAATATTCTTTTCTCAATATATATAATGAACAGAAGCAAACAGGCAATGGTTGAGCAGATACAATCACAACCGGGCCTCAAGGTATTTTACTATCGCATGATCGGAGTCCAGTTCATGGATCGATGCTTGTTGATAATGTCGAAATTATTAAGGATCTTTTTTAGGACAAGGGGACGTGAAAAATCTGTCTGA
- a CDS encoding glycosyltransferase — protein MSSSGHSVESPRMCPDCAKISLDVVIPTRNRARRLGNCLETLARQNCGPNMVYIVNNGSTDDTSEVIRSFSVRLQIREVFLPTPGEGLARQTGYGNAKSALVAFTDDDCLAGENWCHMIRRTHMDKPEAAIVQGRSINDDPSNKFGIAMQHRFDIATWDSRPGYRSRWSIENIDGKLDRSVNVSLGPEAVDTKNMSLRRAIVSDIEPVFDISLPTLSDQSLGTRVKQKDLDIVFEPDMFVRHQYRRGWMMLWRTYSLYGRCLAMIHHNHGCKHITVPVDLKSSLLFLLEWSLGPARISMRAGPGRFLWQWPYQIAMESAFKFGILHEKFFNRTKSESNSQGASLE, from the coding sequence ATGAGTTCATCAGGTCATTCTGTTGAATCACCTCGCATGTGCCCTGATTGCGCAAAAATATCCCTGGATGTCGTCATACCCACGCGGAATCGGGCCCGCAGGCTGGGGAACTGCCTGGAAACGCTCGCGCGCCAGAATTGCGGACCAAACATGGTTTACATAGTCAATAATGGCTCGACTGATGATACTTCAGAAGTCATCCGTTCCTTTTCAGTAAGATTGCAAATCCGGGAAGTGTTTCTTCCAACTCCCGGTGAAGGCCTGGCGAGACAGACCGGATATGGAAACGCAAAATCAGCGCTGGTCGCTTTCACTGATGATGATTGTCTCGCGGGCGAAAACTGGTGCCATATGATTCGTAGAACTCATATGGATAAACCGGAAGCGGCAATAGTACAGGGACGATCGATTAATGACGATCCCTCCAACAAGTTCGGGATCGCAATGCAGCACCGTTTCGATATAGCTACCTGGGACAGCAGGCCGGGATATCGCAGTCGCTGGAGCATCGAGAATATTGACGGTAAATTAGACCGTTCCGTAAATGTTTCGCTTGGACCTGAAGCTGTTGACACGAAAAACATGTCTCTGCGAAGAGCCATTGTCTCTGACATAGAACCGGTATTTGATATCTCTCTTCCCACCCTGTCCGATCAGAGCCTCGGAACTCGAGTAAAACAAAAAGACCTGGATATCGTATTCGAACCTGATATGTTCGTAAGGCACCAGTACAGGCGGGGTTGGATGATGTTGTGGCGGACCTACAGCCTTTATGGAAGATGTCTCGCCATGATTCACCATAACCACGGATGTAAACATATCACTGTACCTGTTGATTTGAAATCATCGTTACTGTTTTTATTGGAATGGAGCCTTGGTCCTGCAAGGATCTCCATGAGAGCGGGGCCAGGCAGGTTTCTCTGGCAATGGCCATACCAGATTGCAATGGAATCCGCTTTCAAGTTCGGCATCCTTCATGAAAAGTTCTTTAACAGGACAAAATCAGAGTCGAACAGCCAGGGAGCATCATTAGAGTGA
- a CDS encoding cobalamin-dependent protein (Presence of a B(12) (cobalamin)-binding domain implies dependence on cobalamin itself, in one of its several forms, or in some unusual lineages, dependence on a cobalamin-like analog.), whose product MNILLINPPYAYIDTKKRDQGLGPPHGLGYLAANLQKYGHEVVILDGALANYSWKRLEAEMKKHNPDIVGISFITKNRFPAFKVIKIARNMFPDCMIVAGGPHPSLAVQDTLEHIEELDVIVIGEGEQTIVELAQVRQGKRTLSDVSGIAYLEKGETVMTDRRERLNLDDLPFPARELYYHNNFMERISPRQKVPLGFIVSSRGCPGNCSFCSSVRVWGKWKARTPGNVMKEIELLYNSYGKRVIWFVDNNFTADMDRVEEICDRLIHARMNLEWICYCRTDGITFSLLEKMKKSGCREVIFGLESGSQRILDEVIAKGTTLEQNEKVLQWCDQLEILKMMDFIISHPSETVEDLEKTMLLIRKYGRKNAVVAWTTMHPYPGTKIYKMAIENGLLPPDFSWADERFRGYQTLSAVHGDVPIFVDKLSWFDFSKVLVELSAYEDYSLWSKMGKAIKDIHSFSDLKKYGVLGFELFKQKISGNLDWDKEY is encoded by the coding sequence ATGAACATACTGCTTATCAATCCTCCATACGCGTACATAGACACAAAGAAACGTGATCAGGGACTGGGCCCCCCCCACGGCCTCGGTTACCTTGCCGCAAACCTGCAAAAATATGGACATGAAGTCGTCATCCTTGACGGAGCTCTTGCAAACTATAGCTGGAAACGGCTGGAAGCTGAAATGAAAAAACACAATCCCGATATCGTGGGGATTTCGTTTATCACAAAGAATCGTTTCCCCGCTTTCAAGGTGATTAAAATTGCCCGGAATATGTTTCCCGATTGCATGATAGTGGCGGGAGGCCCGCACCCTTCACTAGCTGTTCAGGATACACTCGAACATATTGAAGAACTTGATGTAATCGTGATTGGTGAAGGCGAACAGACCATAGTGGAGTTGGCGCAGGTACGACAGGGTAAAAGAACTCTCAGTGACGTGAGCGGTATCGCATACCTGGAAAAAGGCGAAACCGTGATGACTGACAGAAGAGAAAGATTAAACCTAGACGATCTGCCTTTCCCCGCTCGTGAACTATATTATCACAATAATTTCATGGAAAGAATTTCCCCCAGGCAAAAGGTACCCTTGGGATTTATAGTCAGTAGCCGTGGATGTCCGGGTAACTGTTCTTTTTGTTCTTCAGTGCGAGTCTGGGGTAAATGGAAGGCTCGCACCCCGGGAAATGTCATGAAAGAGATCGAATTATTGTATAACAGCTATGGAAAGAGAGTGATTTGGTTTGTCGACAATAATTTCACAGCTGATATGGACCGGGTTGAGGAAATTTGCGACAGGTTGATTCATGCCCGCATGAATCTGGAATGGATCTGTTACTGCCGTACGGACGGTATAACATTTTCCCTGCTGGAAAAGATGAAGAAATCCGGCTGTCGCGAAGTGATTTTCGGGTTGGAATCGGGTTCTCAGCGGATCCTCGACGAAGTAATCGCCAAGGGCACGACGCTGGAACAGAACGAAAAAGTGCTGCAATGGTGTGACCAATTAGAGATTCTTAAAATGATGGATTTTATAATCAGTCATCCTTCCGAAACAGTTGAGGACCTCGAAAAGACAATGCTATTGATTCGCAAATATGGTCGCAAAAACGCCGTTGTTGCGTGGACAACCATGCACCCGTATCCAGGAACGAAGATTTATAAAATGGCGATCGAGAATGGCCTTCTTCCACCCGATTTTTCATGGGCCGATGAAAGGTTCCGGGGATACCAGACTCTGAGTGCTGTACATGGCGATGTTCCGATTTTCGTTGATAAGCTGAGCTGGTTCGATTTCTCCAAGGTACTCGTCGAACTGTCCGCTTACGAGGATTATTCCCTTTGGAGCAAGATGGGGAAAGCAATTAAGGATATACATTCTTTCAGCGATTTAAAGAAATACGGCGTTCTCGGTTTCGAGTTATTCAAACAAAAAATTTCGGGAAATCTTGATTGGGATAAGGAATATTGA
- a CDS encoding NAD-dependent epimerase/dehydratase family protein has protein sequence MKIKLLVGVTGANGFIGSSIVTGLKKAGYEVICLVRNRSGTDLLPEGSCQVRYTDYSEPGKICVALEGVDVVCHCCGQLGGWGINTDLLYQANVELTRKVMQASVFCGVKRVLHLSSAGVYGPTGGNVFTEEDRLSPSNHYEESKVAAEEVVSEIAGSFIRTVIIRPEFVYGPRDMHLLGFFRRVASGVFPVMNNGKFRLHPTYIQDVVQATVKILNDPAISGTYLICGQRHLEWKEFLRIIAEIMDIKLRTPGIPLLLARSSSFLFEISGKLSGKEPLLTNSQVRFLSTNRSFSSSKATKRFGYSPIGLRDGISETVAWYRREGLLA, from the coding sequence GTGAAAATTAAATTGCTGGTTGGGGTAACAGGTGCGAATGGATTTATTGGGAGTTCCATCGTAACCGGCCTTAAAAAAGCCGGTTACGAGGTTATTTGCCTGGTCAGGAACCGATCCGGAACAGATCTTCTTCCCGAAGGGTCATGCCAGGTCCGTTATACAGATTACAGCGAACCAGGTAAGATTTGCGTTGCCCTTGAAGGCGTGGATGTAGTCTGCCATTGTTGCGGCCAGTTAGGTGGATGGGGAATAAACACGGATCTGCTTTATCAAGCAAATGTTGAACTGACGCGGAAGGTTATGCAAGCATCCGTTTTCTGTGGAGTAAAGCGTGTGCTTCATTTAAGCAGTGCTGGTGTCTACGGCCCCACGGGGGGAAATGTTTTCACCGAGGAAGACCGGTTATCTCCATCCAATCATTATGAAGAAAGCAAAGTCGCCGCCGAGGAGGTTGTGTCAGAGATTGCCGGATCGTTTATTCGAACGGTCATCATCAGGCCGGAGTTTGTCTATGGACCCAGAGATATGCACCTTCTTGGATTTTTTCGAAGAGTGGCGTCAGGTGTTTTCCCCGTGATGAATAATGGAAAATTCCGGCTCCATCCAACTTATATTCAGGATGTCGTACAGGCAACCGTGAAAATCCTGAACGATCCGGCAATCTCCGGTACATATCTCATTTGTGGACAAAGACATCTGGAATGGAAGGAATTTCTGCGAATTATCGCGGAAATAATGGATATCAAACTGAGAACTCCAGGCATTCCCCTGCTTCTGGCACGGTCTTCAAGTTTTCTTTTTGAAATTTCGGGCAAACTATCCGGTAAAGAACCGTTGCTTACGAATTCACAGGTCAGATTCCTGTCCACAAACAGGTCTTTTTCTTCATCCAAAGCGACCAAAAGATTTGGGTACTCCCCCATTGGTTTGCGAGATGGGATATCAGAGACGGTGGCATGGTATCGGCGAGAGGGGTTGCTGGCATAA
- a CDS encoding radical SAM protein has translation MKITETDKPSCDPLIILVHPPISNSSIMSMPPLGIISLGTYLTSMGVRVRIVDLANFCRRGKDCIIQPDNIPTERLVQYYITIQPPSKIRKEVQRLLEQINPGENDIVGFSILTFSQYATAVVLARALKLFYPKVKIVFGGQFMTLMGHFYFYSEKAIDYVVTGSGELSLLSLYRMILSGNDTTGSEITLEALEFPLGLDDFRISSAKQEDLAKRTLDIQKTLLRHAPSNLLKRDLNCIKAIHSGELPVSDLPTPSFDLCDLEQYKQRISGSMELILPYQTQRGCSNSCAFCTHPLTQKHELKSINKIASDLAEIKALTGARRFFFSDSSINCTSDYLLKLCYNIKELGLQWGAFTRISGLDDEVIREMALAGCCFVFLGIESGSNPVLRRMNKRIKAEDSERVLRTCSRYGIATFASFIVGFPGERDSDLKETLDFIVRNSRYIQEAGATALMLDLGSGLHMNAERFSLRSLRCDPTAVVRKRSIFSYITSEGDSWPKIQDLIDARLKQLQRVVYQYVTRRNYPGTIMRFLPFALYRFLLKYEYDRKSFLGQQIFIIKKLTTKREERYSSFARIFQLHDRYFTSKICESGEEVK, from the coding sequence ATGAAAATTACAGAAACTGATAAACCCTCATGCGATCCATTAATCATCCTGGTTCATCCTCCCATCTCAAATTCCAGCATCATGTCGATGCCCCCCCTGGGAATAATATCCCTGGGAACATACCTGACTTCCATGGGAGTGCGGGTTCGAATTGTCGATTTGGCAAACTTCTGTCGCCGCGGAAAAGACTGCATCATTCAACCCGATAACATTCCCACGGAGAGACTGGTACAGTATTATATCACCATCCAACCTCCATCAAAGATACGAAAAGAGGTTCAGCGTTTACTGGAACAAATAAATCCCGGCGAGAATGACATTGTCGGCTTCAGCATTCTTACCTTTTCTCAATATGCCACTGCTGTTGTGCTGGCCCGCGCGTTAAAACTCTTTTACCCGAAGGTTAAAATCGTATTTGGCGGCCAATTCATGACATTAATGGGACATTTTTATTTCTATTCCGAGAAAGCCATTGATTACGTTGTAACCGGTTCAGGTGAATTATCGCTGTTGTCATTGTACAGAATGATTCTGAGCGGCAACGATACGACCGGAAGCGAGATAACTCTCGAAGCTCTCGAATTTCCCCTGGGTTTGGATGACTTCAGGATATCATCGGCAAAACAGGAAGATCTGGCAAAAAGAACTCTCGATATACAAAAAACCCTTCTAAGGCACGCTCCATCAAACCTGCTCAAGCGTGATCTGAATTGTATCAAGGCGATACACTCCGGGGAACTACCAGTCTCCGATCTTCCGACTCCAAGTTTCGATCTCTGTGACCTTGAACAGTACAAGCAGAGAATATCGGGATCGATGGAACTTATTCTACCCTACCAGACTCAAAGAGGTTGTTCCAATTCATGCGCATTTTGCACACACCCCCTTACACAGAAACATGAGTTAAAATCGATAAACAAAATCGCATCAGATCTGGCTGAGATCAAGGCTTTAACAGGCGCCCGGCGTTTTTTCTTTTCCGATTCTTCAATCAACTGCACAAGTGATTATTTATTGAAATTATGCTATAATATCAAAGAGTTAGGATTACAATGGGGTGCCTTCACGCGTATCAGCGGTCTTGATGACGAGGTTATACGGGAGATGGCCCTGGCCGGTTGTTGCTTCGTTTTCCTTGGAATTGAGTCAGGCAGCAATCCGGTCCTGAGACGGATGAACAAGCGAATCAAGGCTGAGGACTCGGAACGAGTGCTGAGAACTTGTTCCAGGTATGGCATAGCAACTTTTGCTTCTTTTATTGTGGGATTTCCCGGAGAGCGGGATAGCGATTTAAAAGAGACCCTGGATTTTATAGTCAGAAACAGCCGTTACATCCAGGAAGCAGGAGCTACCGCTTTGATGCTCGATTTGGGATCAGGATTGCACATGAATGCCGAGCGATTTTCGCTCCGTTCCCTTCGTTGCGATCCCACGGCCGTTGTGCGGAAAAGATCCATATTTTCTTACATTACATCAGAAGGTGATTCCTGGCCCAAAATACAAGACCTTATTGACGCAAGGCTGAAACAACTTCAACGCGTTGTCTATCAATATGTCACCCGCAGAAATTACCCTGGAACCATCATGAGGTTCTTACCGTTTGCCTTATACCGCTTTCTATTGAAGTATGAATACGACAGAAAATCATTCCTTGGACAACAGATCTTTATCATCAAGAAGTTAACGACAAAAAGAGAAGAAAGATATTCCTCATTTGCGAGGATTTTCCAGCTACATGACAGGTATTTTACAAGCAAAATTTGTGAATCCGGTGAGGAGGTCAAATAA
- a CDS encoding oligosaccharide flippase family protein, giving the protein MKDSTRITINAGTTWVATIIQGAIGVFLMALLLNDFGQDGYGLLTLAGVIVGLTMILDMGLRGALERHLAEKIASHDTQSFNELAATAKVIWLFIGVVLGSGCIIFAPLIARVFNVSQNYMDQAIFLIRYYACGSIILSCLLPVYVAAITSHNRFDIVNYVVSGASVFRAAGIVAALKLTDTGFIGWSVAMLLAQLATLLVMRRLAYRIQHTLRLNMLLFNRRAMSKLLSLGKSLFTLQLINIFSVKADPIILSIFMGPGAIALYNPAIVLTGAFRPFVTTISTQLTPIATMRHVTGEKEQLLSILVRGTRVTFLLQIIVTVILGVFAKPLIGIWLEQSLKEKYVITASVLSCMAIIDLANYSGGAIWGVLLGMNRIKGLVQIDGIFAAVNFIASVILVGFTRFGILGVVVPTVVLSVMRRPLIIYYSSRICGIKVQLFLKGAYLQPVIVLIITGCIAIALRMLENNISLFMLVVHIVVVSLAWAILSWKVGLEQIDRDRIRAVFRLSNRLIVHSDSDEATMFDR; this is encoded by the coding sequence TTGAAGGATTCAACACGGATCACGATTAATGCCGGCACAACCTGGGTCGCGACGATTATTCAGGGCGCGATTGGTGTGTTTTTAATGGCCTTACTGTTGAATGATTTCGGGCAGGATGGTTATGGACTGTTAACGCTGGCCGGTGTTATCGTTGGATTGACCATGATCCTGGACATGGGGTTGCGCGGTGCTCTGGAGCGTCATCTGGCTGAAAAAATCGCCTCTCATGATACTCAGAGTTTTAATGAACTGGCAGCCACGGCAAAAGTGATATGGTTATTTATAGGCGTGGTGCTGGGATCGGGATGCATAATATTTGCTCCATTGATCGCCCGGGTGTTCAATGTTTCACAAAATTATATGGATCAGGCGATCTTTCTCATACGCTATTACGCTTGCGGTTCGATAATCCTGTCATGCCTGCTTCCGGTATATGTTGCTGCCATAACCAGCCACAACAGGTTTGACATAGTCAACTATGTGGTGTCAGGCGCGTCTGTTTTTCGCGCCGCAGGAATTGTCGCTGCGCTTAAATTGACGGATACGGGATTTATAGGATGGTCCGTCGCGATGTTGTTGGCTCAACTGGCAACCTTGCTGGTTATGCGTAGACTGGCATACCGTATTCAGCACACGTTGCGTCTTAACATGCTGCTCTTCAACCGCAGAGCCATGTCAAAGCTGCTAAGCCTAGGAAAAAGCCTTTTTACCCTGCAGTTGATCAACATATTCAGCGTAAAGGCCGATCCGATAATATTGAGTATATTTATGGGACCGGGGGCCATTGCTTTATACAATCCTGCCATTGTGTTGACCGGAGCCTTTCGTCCCTTTGTAACCACGATCTCGACGCAATTGACTCCCATCGCGACGATGCGCCACGTAACCGGGGAAAAAGAACAACTTCTTTCAATTCTTGTACGGGGAACGCGCGTTACCTTCCTACTGCAGATCATTGTGACGGTAATACTTGGTGTTTTTGCCAAACCTTTAATCGGAATCTGGCTGGAACAGAGTCTGAAAGAAAAATACGTTATCACCGCGTCGGTGTTAAGCTGCATGGCAATAATAGATCTCGCGAATTACTCGGGCGGAGCGATATGGGGCGTGCTTCTCGGGATGAATCGCATAAAAGGACTTGTTCAAATAGATGGCATCTTTGCCGCGGTAAATTTTATTGCTTCCGTGATCCTGGTGGGTTTCACCCGGTTTGGTATTCTCGGTGTAGTGGTTCCGACGGTTGTCCTTTCAGTTATGCGCCGGCCACTCATTATCTACTACAGTTCCAGAATATGCGGCATTAAAGTACAATTATTTCTGAAGGGTGCTTATCTTCAACCTGTAATTGTATTAATTATTACCGGTTGTATCGCGATCGCGTTACGCATGCTGGAAAATAACATATCACTTTTTATGCTGGTTGTTCATATCGTCGTGGTATCGCTTGCGTGGGCGATATTATCCTGGAAGGTGGGATTGGAACAGATAGATCGGGATAGGATAAGGGCAGTATTCAGATTATCCAATCGATTGATTGTTCATTCGGACAGCGATGAGGCAACGATGTTCGACAGATAG
- a CDS encoding radical SAM protein: protein MNLNFAANQFRNHIMESLSRVFNIPGTRPSRLTMVLTDRCNLNCTFCNLWKRDWPLLSTDSWIRVIDQLHEWLGPLHLVFTGGEPMTREDLTELIRFASDKDCCCEINSNGILINDSMAETLADCGLREANISLMTTDRDVSNLLHGKGDIPERVIEALKSLRNARGGLIQVRVLCTIMAENLDNLQDILAVTEELDLEGVLFQPVYQNFGNNRLGNKWFMENPHWPSDNQKVFECMDKLAEHKKAGRRIVNPLEQLYLIKDYFSDPRKCKKACVASDSSLIIECDGNAYLCVFKPAGPLGNVMDAHPREIWNGETSTRLRNGIRGCKAGCALMNMNYSIPMVDKIRKYFNMYGHLNF, encoded by the coding sequence ATGAACCTTAATTTCGCTGCAAATCAATTTCGCAACCATATCATGGAGTCTCTGAGCAGAGTTTTTAATATTCCCGGAACAAGACCTTCACGTTTGACGATGGTCCTGACGGATCGATGCAATCTAAACTGCACTTTCTGCAATTTATGGAAACGCGATTGGCCCCTTTTGTCGACAGATTCCTGGATACGCGTGATCGATCAGCTGCATGAATGGCTCGGACCTCTTCACCTGGTTTTTACCGGCGGTGAACCTATGACGCGAGAGGATTTAACCGAGTTGATTCGTTTCGCGTCGGATAAAGACTGCTGTTGTGAAATTAATTCAAATGGTATTCTAATCAATGATTCCATGGCTGAAACACTGGCTGATTGCGGCCTTCGTGAGGCTAATATCTCCCTCATGACCACGGACAGGGACGTTTCAAATCTGTTGCATGGTAAAGGAGACATCCCGGAAAGAGTGATTGAAGCATTGAAATCATTGCGGAATGCCAGGGGAGGATTGATACAGGTTCGGGTCTTATGCACAATCATGGCTGAGAATCTTGATAATTTACAAGACATCCTTGCTGTCACCGAGGAACTTGATCTGGAAGGCGTGTTATTTCAACCGGTATATCAAAATTTCGGAAACAACCGGCTGGGAAACAAGTGGTTTATGGAGAATCCACACTGGCCCTCTGATAATCAGAAGGTTTTTGAATGCATGGATAAATTGGCAGAACATAAGAAAGCCGGGCGCAGAATTGTAAATCCTCTTGAACAACTGTATCTCATTAAAGACTATTTTTCAGATCCACGGAAATGCAAAAAAGCCTGCGTCGCCTCTGATTCCTCCCTTATTATCGAGTGCGACGGAAATGCCTATTTATGCGTTTTCAAACCTGCCGGACCGCTGGGTAATGTCATGGATGCTCACCCCCGTGAAATATGGAATGGAGAGACGAGCACAAGATTGAGAAATGGGATCCGTGGCTGTAAAGCAGGCTGCGCGTTGATGAATATGAATTATTCTATCCCAATGGTTGATAAAATAAGGAAATACTTTAACATGTACGGACATTTAAACTTTTAA
- a CDS encoding phenylacetate--CoA ligase family protein codes for MQKAYRLHGAMNRQYWPREQLDKFRFRRLKMMLDHAYSQCHYYRTAYDQAGIHPDDIRCLDDLVHLPIVEKIDVQEMTESFITFRLQNYVREIEKALATGEHPQDIYHHGLIFRRTSGSTGKRLIILIDPGSWDELEAIYARSLFATGHGIRELLAVSTPYAVPAKRWFARVGLMRKTYVPLSLPVEKQAHILAGLPLCDLYSYPTNLMALVRIGCGKSSGFNFRRIICTAEILTETARLEIEKAFQCPVFDHYGTMEFNRMAWECEHKSGLHEDIDSVIMEIVRDGRPADPGEKGEIVVTGLVNKGMPLIRYRLGDILVKGETRCQCGRSLPLLRKIEGRSNDYIVTRDGTLVSPTAFDTALCSVPGVKQLKLVQRDVDTFDLQLIPGIAFDMSACENKARNIISKILNNASFVMNINVVEVIPRSPGGKLQSVVSDLSRGITKDKEISSRNK; via the coding sequence TTGCAAAAGGCATACCGTCTGCATGGAGCCATGAACAGGCAATACTGGCCGCGGGAACAGCTGGACAAATTTCGTTTCCGACGATTGAAGATGATGCTGGATCACGCTTACAGCCAGTGTCATTACTATCGTACTGCTTACGATCAGGCGGGAATACACCCGGATGACATACGCTGCCTCGATGACCTAGTCCATCTTCCCATAGTCGAAAAAATCGATGTTCAGGAAATGACAGAGAGCTTTATCACTTTCCGGCTGCAAAATTACGTCAGGGAAATAGAGAAAGCTCTGGCGACAGGTGAACATCCTCAAGATATTTACCATCACGGGCTCATTTTTCGCCGGACATCCGGTTCAACAGGTAAACGGCTTATCATATTGATCGATCCGGGTTCCTGGGATGAATTGGAGGCCATCTATGCGAGAAGTCTGTTCGCTACCGGTCATGGAATCAGAGAATTACTCGCGGTAAGCACTCCCTACGCAGTCCCGGCCAAACGGTGGTTTGCCCGAGTCGGCCTTATGAGAAAAACATATGTCCCTCTTTCCCTTCCGGTGGAGAAACAAGCACATATTCTCGCCGGTTTGCCGCTCTGTGATCTGTATTCATATCCCACAAATCTAATGGCTCTGGTTCGCATCGGATGCGGCAAATCATCGGGATTCAATTTTCGCAGGATTATTTGTACGGCGGAAATCCTGACCGAAACGGCCAGGCTTGAGATCGAGAAAGCTTTTCAATGCCCGGTGTTTGATCATTATGGGACAATGGAATTCAATCGAATGGCATGGGAATGTGAACATAAAAGTGGCTTACATGAAGATATAGACAGTGTAATCATGGAAATAGTCCGAGATGGCCGGCCTGCAGATCCAGGTGAAAAAGGAGAAATTGTGGTCACCGGGCTCGTCAACAAAGGGATGCCCCTGATTCGTTACCGGCTTGGTGATATTCTTGTCAAGGGTGAGACGCGGTGTCAATGTGGAAGATCTCTTCCACTGCTGCGGAAAATCGAAGGTCGATCAAATGATTATATCGTGACGAGGGACGGGACGCTCGTCAGTCCTACGGCTTTTGATACCGCTCTTTGCAGCGTTCCGGGCGTTAAACAGTTGAAACTGGTACAGAGGGATGTGGACACTTTCGATCTGCAGTTAATCCCCGGCATTGCCTTCGATATGTCAGCATGTGAAAATAAAGCAAGGAATATCATTTCGAAAATACTGAACAATGCATCATTTGTGATGAACATTAATGTGGTCGAAGTGATTCCACGAAGCCCGGGAGGAAAGCTTCAATCCGTGGTGTCCGACTTGTCCAGGGGAATCACGAAAGACAAAGAGATATCTTCAAGGAATAAATAA